The following is a genomic window from Pantanalinema sp..
GCGCTGGGTCTTGGGGTTGGCGGTCATCTGCTCGACGGCCTTGAGGGCCGAGCCCGCGACGAAGGGGATGTCGTCGCCGGGGAACTTGTAGGCGCTGAGCAGCTCGCGGACTTCCATCTCGACCAGCTCGAGGAGCTCGACGTCGTCCACCATGTCGGCCTTGTTGAGGAACACGACGATGTGGGGAACGCCGACCTGGCGGCTGAGGAGGATGTGCTCGCGGGTCTGGGGCATGGGACCGTCAGCGGCCGAGCAAACGAGGATCGCGCCGTCCATCTGGGCGGCACCGGTGATCATGTTCTTGACGTAGTCGGCGTGGCCGGGGCAGTCGACGTGAGCGTAGTGGCGGTTGCCCGTCTCGTACTCGACGTGGGCGGTGTTGATGGTGATGCCGCGGGCCTTCTCTTCGGGGGCCGCGTCGATGTCGGCGTAGGCCATCGCCTTCGCGTTGCCGGCGGCAGCCAGGGTCATCGTGATGGCGGCGGTCAGGGTGGTCTTGCCGTGGTCGACGTGACCGATCGTGCCGATGTTGACGTGCGTCTTGTTGCGCTCGAACTTCGCTCTGGCCATGGTCTTGGTGATTCCTCCTCAAGTAGCCGATGTTTGTGCGGGATTTCCGGAAATAAACAAGAAAAAAGAGCCCTCGACCGGATTTGAACCGGTGACCTTATCCTTACCAAGGATACGCTCTGCCGACTGAGCTACGAGGGCTTGGTGGTGGAGGGAGTTGGATTCGAACCAACGAAGGCAGAGCCGTCTGATTTACAGTCAGATCCCTTTGGCCACTTGGGTATCCCTCCAGGCAAATTGCGATCGAAGCCCGAAGATGAACCCCCGGATTTCGCTCGGCGGCGGCCCGCTGCGATGCAACGCGCAACCACTCTTCAAACTTATCACCGGCTTAACCGGGTGTCAACCCTTCTTGCCAACTTTATTTCAGATCGGCCAGCTCGGCTTTGACGATGCCCACCACCAGATCGTCCAGGTTGTTCTCCTGGACGGGGCCCACCTGGTGCGAGGTCTGGCCCCCGTAGGTCAGGAAGAGGAACTTCCCGCCGGTGAACTGAGCCATCTGTCGAAAGACGTACTCGCCCCGAGCATCCAGGCCGCTCGCACCGAGCGGGTAGATCTTGATGCCGCGCCGCGCGGCCTTGACCATGTGGGTCGTGTAGGGCGGGTCCTGCGGATAGTCCAGGTGCGGGGGGGCGTCGCCCACCACGAACATCAGGCGCACGCTCTCCGACGCGTCCCAGCCGAGGGCGTCGATCGAGGTCCCCACCCCCTCGTTGAGGGCCTCGGGGTAGTCGCCGCCGCCCGCGGCCGCCAGCGAGTCGAGGCGCGAGCGGAAGGTCTCGAGGTCGGAGGTGAAGTCGAAGGGGCGCGTCACGAAGTCGTCGCCGCGATCGCGATACGCCACCAGGCCGTAGCGAAGCGCGGGCGCATCCGGCAAGCTCTTGATCCGCGCGGCGATGTCGCCGATGGTCGTCTGGATGCGGCTCAGCTCGTCCCCCATGCTGCCCGTCACGTCCAGCGTGAAGCAGAGGTCGACCTTGGGCGGGATCTGGGCGCGGGCATCGGGCCAATCGAGCACGACGCTTCGCTCGGCGCCTCGCGGGATCGTCCGCGTGAACTGCTGCGCCCCCTTCTCCACGCGCACCGTGAACGAGTCGCTCGCCTGCGCGGCGAGCGGGAAGGCCCTGGGGAAGAAGAGGACGCGACCGTTGCTCGCGGACTTCGCCGAGAAAACCTCGTCGGATCCCGCGAGGACGGTGAGCGTGGCGTTGGAAACGCTCCTGGACGCCGTGTCCCTGAGCCAGAACTGATAACGATCGGAGACGTCCAGCGGGACGACGCCTCCGCCGGAGTAGCTCGACAGGTAAGACAGGTAGGCCTCGAACTGGGCATTGTCGTCCACCTCGCCTCCCTTGAGGCCCGAGCCCTGCTGCTCCCCTGCCGGATACCCAGGCGCCACGTCCCCCTGCGCGGACGTGGCGGATGCTCCGCCCAGCCCGAGGCTGCGGGTCAAGCCGCTCTCGCACCCGGAGCCGAGGGCGAGGGTCAGCGCCAGGAGCGCAAGCGAACTCAGACGACGATCAAGGCGCATGACGAATCTCCTCTCGTGAAGGCGGCGGATCGGGGAAGCGAGCCCATGGTCATCTTACCCCCGTGCGATCACAGCAACGATCACACCCGCCTGACGGCATTTCCTGGGCGGTTCATTGACCCCCGCGAGGTGCTCGACTAGGATGGCCGGATTGCCTTTTCACCGGCCGAACTCGGACACGCAGCCGGCAACCTGGGCATCTGAAAGGAGCGAAACGAATTGGCATGGGCATGGCTGCTGATCGCGGGGATCTGCGAGATCGTCTGGGCGACGGGCCTCAAGTACACCGAGGGCTTCTCCAAGCTCTGGCCCAGCGTGGGCACCGTGATCGTGATGATCGCAAGCTTCGTCTTCCTGGCACAGGCCATGAAGCAGCTGCCCCTGGGGACGGCCTACACCGTCTGGACGGGGATCGGGGCCGTCGGCACGGTGCTGGTCGGGATCTTCCTGCTGGGTGAGTCGCGCGATCCGTTGCGCCTGCTCTTCGTCGCCCTGATCATCGCGGGGATCATCGGCGTCAAGATGACGGGCAACGCGCACTAAGCGGCCCTTGGATCGAAGGGGGCCGCCTCGCCAGGCGGCCCCCTTGCTGCTAGCCGAGAAAGACGTCGAGGGGGTCCAGGATGTCGTGGCGCACCACCAGGCATGGATCGATCAGGACGTCGTCGCCGATCGAGACGTAGCCCATGATCTGGCTACCGGGGCCCAGCAGGACGCGATCGCCGATCTGTACCCCGCCCGAGATGTTGACCCCCGGGCTCACGACGTTGTAGCTGCCGATCACCGCGTCGTGCGAGACGGTGGCATTCGCGCCGAAGAGATTGAAGTCCTTGACCTCGATGTCGCAGGTGAAGCGGCACCCGGCCGAGACCACGTTGCCCTGGCCGAAGTCGATCCGCCGGAAGTCCAGCGTCGCGTCCGGGTGGATCAGGTTGGGGAACTGGAAGCGCTCGGCTTGCTGCACGTACTCGGTGAGCACGGAGGCGCGCACCTTGGGGCGACCGATGGCGATCACCAGATCCGCCTCCAGGTCCTGCTCCAGCAGCCAGCGATCGTTGCCCACGATGACGCCCAGGCCGAGGTCCTTGCCCACCACCGCCGAGCCGCTGCCGATGAAGCCCGCGAAGTCCCAGCGGTGCTCGCGCGCGTTCACTTGTTCGGCGACCATGGCCATCTCGCGGGCCAGGCCCCCCGTGCCGATGATGTAGAGGCGGCGGCGCATCTGCGTGGGTCTGCTCCATTTACGAACCGGTCAGGACGCCCCCAGCATATACCCGCGAGAAGCGGCTTTGCGGTGATCGACGAACTTGGTTGCGCGGATCACCGCACCTTTCGGCGGGGCTTGGTATGATGGTTTGGTTGGTATTTTCAGCCTCAAAGGAGCACCCCATGCAAAAGACGGATACCTTGCCCGACTTCATCGAAGAGCTCACCGCCATGGTCCGGGTCTACCGCGAGCTCAAGTCCCTCAAGCAGGACGAAGCGCCCATCTCGGACGCCGCACAAGAAGACTAGTGCCTGCTTTCGCCTAGGCCGGGCCGACTGAAAAGGGTCCGGCCAGGCTCCTCCAGGGCGTTGTTGAGGATGGGAATCAAGGCCATGTCCCCGGTGAGCAGGTTGTAGACCGCAAAGCGCGGATCGGGCGGATCGTCGCGGGTGGTGAACCTGAAAATCAGGTTGAAGGGGTCGCCGTTCTTGAACGCCGGCATGCTGGCCTGGATGTTGTTGAAGACGACGCCGACCTCGGGCACCGCGTCGATGAGCCCGGTCCAGCGGTCCAGCACGAGGATGCTGTCGCGCCGGTGATCCTCCCAGACCACGAACCGCGCCCACTTCGAATCGATCGTCACGACGTGGGCGAAGCCCTGCCTGAACTCCTGGTCGGCGAGCAAATCCTGCACCAGCTGAAAAATGGGCTGGAAGAGGTAAAGCCCACCGTCGGCCGTGGTGAAGACGATTGTTTCGCCAGCGGAGTCGACGTCGAACGAGGCGACCCCGCCGTGCAGGGCTGCCAACGCGTTGACCGGGCCGATCCCCATCGGTTTGCCGGCATAGGAGCCGGGATAGTCCAAGGTCACGAACAGGAACCCGATCCGATCGGCGGCGAGGCGGGGATCGGAAGTCCCCAGGAAGAACAGCTCGTTGCGATCGTCGGAGTTGGGCCCGAAGGCAAAGCCACCGACCGTCATTCCGTCCACCAGCTTGGTACGCTCCTCGGTCACGATATCGTACTGGTAGACGTTGCGCCCGTCGTCGAAGGCGTACCGGGTGGTCGTGAGCTCGGTGATGCTGTTGAGGCCGAAGCCCGCTCCGGGAAAGACGAGAATGTCCGGGGTGGCGCGATCGTACAGGGCGAAGGTCCCCCTGTCCGAGGTGAGCGGGTAGACGAAGGGGATGCGCTGCCACGTTCCGGGGGTCGCGCTCGGGGTCGCGGGAACGTCCAGGCCGATGGGAATCGCCGGCCCCCTGGGGCGTTCGGGGAAGTACGGGTAGGCGATCGGCGTGGGGGAGCTCTGGGCGGCAGTCGGCGGCGCCGGGTTGCCGCACCCCAGGGCGATCAGGATCCAGGCGATCGCTATCCCGCAACAAGCGGCGGCTCGTCTCGTTCTCAATGGCGCTCCCCCCACCCGGGAAGATAACCTATCGAGCAAGCCTTCTCTTCGGCTCACCTGCCGAAATCCATCGTGCCGCGCAGCGACGTGCCGCGACGGCGCGCTAGCCAATCAGAAGGGGCTCCTCCACGTAACGGACCGCCGAGTGCCGGCGCGAAGGGAAGAGCGACAGCATCGCCGTTATCATCCCGACGCGCCCCACCAGCATGGTCAGGACCAGGATGAGCTTGCTTGGCGTTCCGAGCTGCCCCGTGATGCCCATGGAGAGGCCCGCGTTGCCGAAGGCGGAGATCACCTCGAACAGCAGAGGCAGGAAGGGGAGCGGCTCGATCGAGGCGACGAACAGGGTGGCGAAGGCCACCACCGCCAGCGAGAGCAGCACGACGGCGAAGGCCTTGCGCACGAGGTGAGCGTCCAGGCGGCGCTTGAAGTAGTCGAGCGAGATCTCCGTGCG
Proteins encoded in this region:
- a CDS encoding GTP-binding protein gives rise to the protein MARAKFERNKTHVNIGTIGHVDHGKTTLTAAITMTLAAAGNAKAMAYADIDAAPEEKARGITINTAHVEYETGNRHYAHVDCPGHADYVKNMITGAAQMDGAILVCSAADGPMPQTREHILLSRQVGVPHIVVFLNKADMVDDVELLELVEMEVRELLSAYKFPGDDIPFVAGSALKAVEQMTANPKTQR
- the sugE gene encoding quaternary ammonium compound efflux SMR transporter SugE; its protein translation is MAWAWLLIAGICEIVWATGLKYTEGFSKLWPSVGTVIVMIASFVFLAQAMKQLPLGTAYTVWTGIGAVGTVLVGIFLLGESRDPLRLLFVALIIAGIIGVKMTGNAH
- a CDS encoding acetyltransferase is translated as MRRRLYIIGTGGLAREMAMVAEQVNAREHRWDFAGFIGSGSAVVGKDLGLGVIVGNDRWLLEQDLEADLVIAIGRPKVRASVLTEYVQQAERFQFPNLIHPDATLDFRRIDFGQGNVVSAGCRFTCDIEVKDFNLFGANATVSHDAVIGSYNVVSPGVNISGGVQIGDRVLLGPGSQIMGYVSIGDDVLIDPCLVVRHDILDPLDVFLG
- a CDS encoding vWA domain-containing protein; amino-acid sequence: MRLDRRLSSLALLALTLALGSGCESGLTRSLGLGGASATSAQGDVAPGYPAGEQQGSGLKGGEVDDNAQFEAYLSYLSSYSGGGVVPLDVSDRYQFWLRDTASRSVSNATLTVLAGSDEVFSAKSASNGRVLFFPRAFPLAAQASDSFTVRVEKGAQQFTRTIPRGAERSVVLDWPDARAQIPPKVDLCFTLDVTGSMGDELSRIQTTIGDIAARIKSLPDAPALRYGLVAYRDRGDDFVTRPFDFTSDLETFRSRLDSLAAAGGGDYPEALNEGVGTSIDALGWDASESVRLMFVVGDAPPHLDYPQDPPYTTHMVKAARRGIKIYPLGASGLDARGEYVFRQMAQFTGGKFLFLTYGGQTSHQVGPVQENNLDDLVVGIVKAELADLK